In one Haloplanus salinus genomic region, the following are encoded:
- a CDS encoding 30S ribosomal protein S4e: MTRHQKRLSVPKSWPVERKTATWTVKAGAGPHGEAGVPLLIILRDVLGYVDSRKEANYALNQGGVLVNGDVPSSVERPIGMFDILSFGDREEFYRVFPDEGGRLALTPIDADAAGSRLGKIVRKTQVTGGDVQLTLHDGANVRVDAGTEYATGDSLVIDNEDKEIVAHFVYEEGALVTAVAGSHAGEVGTVEEITVTPGSGDNVVTVTQDDGGFETVEDYVVVIDENFTEGGDDE; the protein is encoded by the coding sequence ATGACGCGACATCAGAAACGACTCTCGGTCCCGAAGTCCTGGCCGGTCGAACGGAAGACCGCGACGTGGACGGTCAAGGCCGGTGCCGGCCCGCACGGCGAGGCAGGGGTCCCCCTACTCATCATCCTGCGGGACGTGCTCGGCTACGTCGACTCGCGGAAGGAAGCCAACTACGCCTTGAACCAGGGCGGCGTGCTCGTCAACGGCGACGTGCCGTCGAGCGTCGAACGTCCCATCGGGATGTTCGACATCCTCTCGTTTGGCGACCGCGAGGAGTTCTACCGCGTGTTCCCGGACGAGGGCGGTCGACTCGCGCTGACCCCCATCGACGCCGACGCGGCCGGCAGCCGCCTCGGTAAGATCGTCCGCAAGACGCAGGTCACCGGCGGCGACGTCCAACTGACGCTCCACGACGGCGCGAACGTTCGCGTCGACGCGGGGACGGAGTACGCCACCGGCGACTCGCTCGTGATCGACAACGAGGACAAGGAGATCGTCGCCCACTTCGTCTACGAAGAGGGCGCGCTCGTGACCGCCGTCGCTGGCAGCCACGCCGGCGAGGTCGGCACCGTCGAGGAGATCACGGTCACGCCGGGGAGCGGCGACAACGTCGTCACCGTCACCCAGGACGACGGTGGCTTCGAGACGGTCGAAGACTACGTCGTCGTGATCGACGAGAACTTCACCGAGGGAGGTGACGACGAATGA
- the rplX gene encoding 50S ribosomal protein L24, with protein sequence MTRQPRKQRTQTRTAPLHERHDQVRATLADDLREQYGQRSVRVNVDDTVEVLRGDHAGEEADVIAVDLADGVVHVEGVTVEKADGEEVPRPTDASNLRVTDLNLEDDRRRARLEEDSE encoded by the coding sequence ATGACTCGACAGCCACGCAAACAGCGCACACAGACACGAACGGCGCCCCTGCACGAGCGACACGACCAGGTCCGGGCCACGCTCGCGGACGACCTCCGCGAGCAGTACGGCCAGCGATCGGTTCGCGTCAACGTAGACGACACCGTCGAGGTGCTCCGTGGCGACCACGCCGGCGAAGAAGCCGACGTGATCGCCGTCGACCTCGCGGACGGAGTCGTCCACGTCGAGGGTGTGACCGTCGAGAAGGCCGACGGCGAAGAGGTGCCGCGGCCGACCGACGCGAGCAACCTTCGCGTGACCGACCTCAACCTGGAGGACGACCGCCGGCGGGCGCGACTGGAGGAGGATAGCGAATGA
- a CDS encoding 50S ribosomal protein L14, which translates to MEALKADVTRGLAKGSLINCADNTGARQLKVISVAGYSGTKNRHPKAGIGDKVTVSVTKGTPEMRRQVLEAVVVRQRKSIRRPSGTRVKFEDNAAVVIDDMEEPRGTEIKGPVAREVAERFGSIASTATMIV; encoded by the coding sequence ATGGAGGCGCTGAAAGCCGACGTCACCCGTGGGCTCGCCAAGGGGTCGCTGATCAACTGCGCCGACAACACGGGCGCACGCCAGCTGAAGGTCATCAGCGTCGCGGGCTACTCCGGAACCAAGAATCGACACCCCAAAGCGGGTATCGGCGACAAGGTGACCGTCTCGGTCACCAAGGGCACGCCGGAGATGCGACGACAGGTCCTCGAGGCCGTCGTCGTCCGCCAGCGCAAGTCCATCCGTCGCCCCAGCGGCACGCGCGTGAAGTTCGAGGACAACGCCGCCGTCGTCATCGACGACATGGAAGAGCCTCGCGGGACCGAGATCAAGGGTCCCGTCGCACGCGAAGTCGCCGAACGCTTCGGGAGCATCGCATCGACGGCAACGATGATCGTATGA
- a CDS encoding 30S ribosomal protein S17, giving the protein MAIGLNVTEPEEACSDQHCPFHGSLSVRGQTLEGTVASTAMEKTVVVEREYDVRVPKYDRYMKRRSRIPAHAPPCLGLEEGDTVRIAETRPLSKTKSHVVVEKLGGDE; this is encoded by the coding sequence ATGGCGATAGGACTGAACGTAACAGAACCGGAGGAGGCCTGTTCCGACCAGCACTGTCCGTTCCACGGCTCGTTGTCCGTGCGCGGGCAGACGCTGGAGGGCACGGTCGCCTCCACAGCAATGGAAAAGACGGTCGTCGTCGAACGCGAGTACGACGTTCGCGTTCCGAAGTACGACCGATACATGAAACGCCGGAGTCGCATTCCGGCCCACGCACCCCCGTGCCTGGGCCTCGAGGAAGGCGACACGGTCCGCATCGCGGAGACCCGACCCCTCTCGAAGACCAAGTCACACGTGGTCGTCGAGAAACTCGGAGGTGACGAGTGA
- a CDS encoding ribonuclease P protein component 1 — translation MALTPETLTRHELVGLHVRVVESTNPDAVGIGGRVVSETMGTLSVEGDRVWQLPKQGTTFEFALPRTDEAADAAKASGTASELPSETASRTGQSAGCEGVAYVTVDGARLLSRPALRTEKAGVSTWR, via the coding sequence ATGGCGCTCACGCCCGAGACCCTGACCCGACACGAACTCGTCGGCCTGCACGTGCGGGTCGTCGAGTCGACGAATCCCGACGCCGTCGGGATCGGCGGCCGCGTCGTCAGCGAGACGATGGGGACGCTCTCGGTAGAGGGGGATCGGGTGTGGCAGCTCCCCAAGCAGGGGACGACATTCGAATTTGCCCTTCCGCGCACAGATGAAGCCGCCGACGCCGCGAAGGCGTCGGGGACCGCGTCCGAACTCCCGTCGGAAACTGCCAGCCGAACTGGTCAGTCTGCCGGTTGCGAGGGCGTGGCCTACGTTACGGTGGATGGCGCACGACTGCTCTCACGACCCGCCTTGCGAACAGAGAAGGCAGGTGTATCCACATGGCGATAG
- the rpmC gene encoding 50S ribosomal protein L29, with the protein MAILHTEEIRDMTPAEREAELEDLETELLNAKAVQAAGGMPENPSRVGELKKTIARIKTIQREEGDI; encoded by the coding sequence ATGGCGATCCTGCACACCGAAGAGATCCGCGACATGACGCCCGCCGAACGTGAGGCGGAGCTCGAGGACCTCGAGACGGAACTGCTGAACGCCAAGGCCGTCCAGGCCGCCGGCGGGATGCCCGAGAACCCCTCGCGGGTCGGCGAACTGAAAAAGACCATCGCGCGGATCAAGACGATCCAGCGCGAAGAGGGCGACATCTGA
- a CDS encoding 30S ribosomal protein S3 has translation MADEHQFIENGLQRSQIDEFFADELGRAGYGGMDVAKTPMGTQIVLKAEKPGMVIGKGGKNIRKVTTELEERFDLDDPQIDVQEVDEPDLNARIVADRLANALERGWYFRKAGHTTIDRIMEAGALGAEIVLSGKVTGARSRVEKFNRGYIKHNGEPAESIVDEGQGVAVMKLGTIGVTVKIIPPGAELPDDFEIAEDADVEPVEQAAETGGGVEELLEEEPEEIPDVGEGEEVDIPTEAPDDIEESLDEEIVEEVVEEELPDEESEDEAEADEAADDADDLDEDVDEETMDEAADLVEEMEAADEEEDA, from the coding sequence ATGGCTGACGAACACCAGTTCATCGAGAACGGACTCCAGCGCTCACAGATCGACGAGTTCTTCGCGGACGAACTCGGCCGTGCGGGCTACGGCGGCATGGACGTCGCCAAGACCCCGATGGGGACACAGATCGTCCTCAAGGCCGAGAAACCCGGCATGGTCATCGGCAAGGGTGGGAAGAACATCCGTAAAGTGACCACCGAACTCGAGGAGCGGTTCGACCTCGACGACCCCCAGATCGACGTTCAGGAGGTCGACGAGCCGGACCTCAACGCCCGCATCGTCGCGGACCGGCTGGCCAACGCCTTGGAGCGTGGCTGGTACTTCCGCAAGGCGGGCCACACGACCATCGACCGGATCATGGAAGCCGGCGCGCTGGGCGCCGAGATCGTCCTGTCCGGGAAGGTCACCGGCGCCCGCTCGCGCGTCGAGAAGTTCAACCGGGGCTACATCAAGCACAACGGCGAACCCGCCGAATCCATCGTGGACGAGGGGCAGGGCGTCGCCGTGATGAAACTCGGCACCATCGGCGTGACGGTGAAGATCATCCCGCCGGGCGCCGAACTCCCGGACGACTTCGAGATCGCAGAGGACGCCGACGTCGAACCCGTCGAGCAGGCCGCGGAGACCGGCGGCGGCGTCGAGGAACTCCTCGAAGAGGAGCCGGAGGAGATCCCCGACGTCGGCGAGGGCGAGGAGGTCGACATCCCGACCGAGGCGCCCGACGACATCGAGGAGAGCCTCGACGAGGAGATCGTCGAGGAAGTCGTCGAGGAGGAGCTCCCGGACGAGGAAAGCGAGGACGAAGCCGAGGCCGACGAGGCCGCGGACGACGCCGACGACCTCGACGAGGACGTCGACGAGGAGACGATGGACGAGGCGGCCGATCTCGTCGAGGAGATGGAAGCCGCCGACGAGGAGGAGGACGCGTAA
- a CDS encoding 50S ribosomal protein L22, with the protein MGINYSVEADPETTAKAMLRERPISIKHSKAIARQIKGLTVADAEEYLHDVIDEKQSVPFKQHNSGVGHRSDIDGWDAGRYPEKASEDFLKLIENARNNADEQGFEGEAMTIKHVAAHKVGERQGRKPRAFGRADPWNTTLCDVELIIEEDEE; encoded by the coding sequence ATGGGAATCAACTACAGCGTCGAGGCCGACCCGGAGACGACCGCCAAGGCGATGCTCCGAGAGCGGCCCATCAGCATCAAGCACAGCAAGGCCATCGCCCGGCAGATCAAGGGCCTGACCGTCGCCGACGCCGAAGAGTACCTGCACGACGTGATCGACGAGAAGCAGTCGGTGCCGTTCAAGCAGCACAACTCCGGGGTCGGTCACCGGAGCGACATCGACGGCTGGGACGCGGGTCGCTACCCCGAGAAGGCCAGCGAGGACTTCCTGAAGCTCATCGAGAACGCCCGCAACAACGCGGACGAACAGGGTTTCGAGGGCGAGGCCATGACGATCAAACACGTCGCCGCCCACAAGGTCGGCGAACGGCAGGGCCGGAAGCCCCGCGCGTTCGGACGTGCCGATCCGTGGAACACGACGCTCTGTGACGTGGAACTGATCATCGAGGAGGACGAAGAATAA
- a CDS encoding 30S ribosomal protein S19 yields MSSEYRTGREGEFTYRGHTLDELQSLSLDEVAELLPARMRRTITRGLSIEHEKLLEKARSAGEEETANDPIRTHLRDMPIVPEFVGLTFSVYTGQEFQRVEVEPEMIGHYLGEFQLTRTSVEHGQAGIGATRSSKFVPLK; encoded by the coding sequence ATGAGCTCCGAATACCGAACCGGCCGCGAGGGTGAGTTCACCTACCGCGGTCACACGCTCGACGAGCTGCAGTCCCTGTCGCTCGACGAGGTCGCGGAACTGCTCCCCGCACGAATGCGGCGAACGATCACCCGAGGGCTCTCGATCGAACACGAGAAGCTACTCGAGAAGGCCCGCAGTGCCGGCGAGGAGGAGACGGCGAACGATCCGATCCGGACGCACCTCCGGGACATGCCCATCGTGCCCGAGTTCGTGGGGCTGACCTTCTCGGTCTACACCGGCCAGGAGTTCCAGCGCGTCGAGGTCGAGCCCGAGATGATCGGCCACTACCTCGGCGAGTTCCAGCTTACCCGAACCTCCGTCGAGCACGGCCAGGCCGGCATCGGCGCGACCCGGTCTTCGAAGTTCGTGCCACTCAAGTAA
- a CDS encoding 50S ribosomal protein L2, protein MGRRIQGQRRGRGGPTFRAPSHRYKAELSHKKDEERDTISGEIVDIEHDPARSAPVAAVEFEDGDRRLVLAPEGVTVGETIQVGVSAEIKPGNTLPLAEIPEGVPVCNVESSPGDGGKFARASGTSAQLMTHDKRVAVVKLPSGQVKRLNPQCRATIGVVAGGGRTEKPFVKAGNKHHKMKARGTKWPRVRGVAMNAVDHPFGGGGRQHPGKPKSVSRNAPPGRKVGDIASKRTGRGGNN, encoded by the coding sequence ATGGGACGACGCATTCAAGGCCAGCGGCGTGGTCGCGGTGGGCCAACCTTCCGTGCCCCCAGCCACCGCTACAAGGCCGAACTCAGTCACAAGAAGGACGAAGAGCGCGATACGATCAGCGGCGAAATCGTCGACATCGAACACGACCCCGCCCGCTCGGCGCCCGTCGCCGCGGTGGAGTTCGAGGACGGGGACCGGCGGCTGGTCCTCGCCCCCGAGGGCGTGACGGTCGGCGAGACGATCCAGGTCGGCGTCTCCGCCGAGATCAAGCCGGGGAACACGCTCCCGCTGGCCGAGATTCCGGAAGGGGTCCCGGTCTGTAACGTCGAGAGCAGCCCCGGTGACGGCGGCAAGTTCGCCCGCGCCTCGGGGACGAGCGCACAGCTCATGACCCACGACAAGCGCGTGGCGGTCGTGAAGCTGCCGAGCGGCCAGGTCAAACGCCTCAACCCGCAGTGTCGCGCCACCATCGGCGTGGTCGCGGGTGGCGGCCGAACGGAAAAGCCGTTCGTCAAGGCCGGCAACAAGCACCACAAGATGAAGGCACGCGGTACGAAGTGGCCGCGGGTCCGTGGGGTCGCGATGAACGCCGTCGACCACCCGTTCGGTGGCGGCGGCCGCCAGCACCCCGGGAAGCCCAAGTCCGTCTCGCGGAACGCCCCGCCGGGACGGAAGGTTGGCGACATCGCCTCGAAACGAACCGGACGCGGAGGGAACAACTAA
- a CDS encoding 50S ribosomal protein L23 yields the protein MSSIIEHPLVTEKAMDEMDFDNKLQFIVDIDATKSEITEAIESRYDVSITKVNTQITARGEKKAVVALSEDDDAQEIASRIGVF from the coding sequence ATGAGTTCGATCATCGAGCATCCGCTGGTGACCGAGAAGGCGATGGACGAGATGGACTTCGACAACAAGCTTCAGTTCATCGTCGACATCGACGCTACCAAATCGGAGATCACGGAGGCCATCGAATCCCGCTACGACGTGTCGATCACGAAGGTGAACACACAGATCACCGCCCGCGGCGAGAAGAAGGCGGTCGTCGCCCTGTCGGAGGACGACGACGCACAGGAAATCGCCTCGCGAATCGGGGTGTTCTAG
- the rpl4p gene encoding 50S ribosomal protein L4 gives MQATVRDLNGEDAGTVDLPEVFGTAYRPDLIKRAVLAAQANRKQAYGADPYAGLRTPAESFGSGRGMAHVPRENGQGARVPQTVGGRKAHPPKAEKDQGKEINDKERKLAIRSAIAATTDAERVAERGHAFDSDLDLPLVVSDDFEELLKTRDVVDCLEALGVHADVERADDGRKVKAGQGKARGRKYREPKSILFVTSGEPSKAARNLAGADVTTAAEVNAEELAPGTHAGRLTVWTESAVAEVADR, from the coding sequence ATGCAAGCAACAGTACGCGATCTGAACGGCGAGGATGCGGGCACGGTAGACCTCCCCGAGGTCTTCGGGACGGCCTACCGGCCGGACCTCATCAAGCGTGCCGTCCTGGCCGCGCAGGCGAACCGAAAGCAGGCGTACGGTGCCGACCCCTACGCCGGGTTACGAACTCCGGCGGAGTCCTTCGGTAGCGGCCGCGGGATGGCCCACGTGCCCCGAGAGAACGGGCAGGGCGCCCGCGTGCCCCAGACGGTCGGCGGGCGCAAGGCGCACCCGCCGAAAGCCGAGAAGGACCAGGGGAAAGAAATCAACGACAAGGAGCGCAAGCTCGCGATTCGGTCGGCCATCGCGGCGACGACCGACGCCGAGCGCGTGGCCGAGCGCGGGCACGCGTTCGATTCGGATCTCGACTTGCCGCTCGTCGTCAGCGACGACTTCGAGGAGCTACTCAAGACCCGCGACGTCGTCGACTGCCTCGAGGCGCTCGGCGTCCACGCGGACGTCGAACGCGCCGACGACGGCCGGAAAGTGAAGGCCGGGCAGGGCAAGGCCCGCGGGCGGAAGTACCGTGAGCCGAAGTCGATCCTGTTCGTGACGAGCGGGGAGCCGTCGAAGGCGGCGCGCAACCTCGCCGGCGCGGACGTGACGACGGCCGCGGAGGTCAACGCCGAGGAGCTGGCGCCCGGCACACACGCCGGCCGCCTGACCGTCTGGACCGAGAGCGCCGTCGCGGAGGTGGCCGACCGATGA
- a CDS encoding 50S ribosomal protein L3, which translates to MPQPSRPRKGSMGFGPRQRAASEVPRIRSWPDDDGAPALQGFAGYKAGMTHVVMVNDEANSPREGMEESVPVTVVETPPMRAVALRAYEDTSYGLKPATEAWADEFHPELSRTLDLPADNSFEADADALREAVESGAVDDLRMITHTVPSELANVPKKKPDVMETRVGGGSLDERLDFALDLLSEGGEHAMSDVFRAGEYMDASGITKGKGTQGPVKRWGVQKRKGKHARQGWRRRIGNLGPWNPSRVRSTVPQQGQTGYHQRTELNKRLVDIGDGDDPSVDGGFVNYGEVDGPYALVKGSLPGPDQRLLRFRPAVRPNDQPRLDPEVRYVSTASNQG; encoded by the coding sequence ATGCCACAACCAAGCAGACCACGAAAAGGCTCGATGGGCTTCGGCCCGCGCCAGCGCGCGGCTAGCGAAGTCCCGCGTATTCGCTCGTGGCCCGACGACGACGGCGCACCCGCGCTGCAGGGCTTCGCCGGCTACAAGGCCGGCATGACCCACGTCGTCATGGTCAACGACGAGGCCAACTCCCCCCGCGAAGGGATGGAGGAGTCGGTCCCGGTGACCGTCGTCGAGACGCCGCCGATGCGCGCCGTTGCCCTGCGAGCCTACGAAGACACGTCGTACGGACTGAAGCCGGCAACCGAAGCGTGGGCCGACGAGTTCCACCCGGAACTCTCGCGTACGCTCGACCTGCCGGCGGACAACAGCTTCGAGGCGGACGCCGATGCGCTCCGCGAGGCCGTCGAGAGCGGCGCGGTCGACGACCTGCGGATGATCACCCACACGGTGCCGAGCGAGTTGGCGAACGTCCCGAAGAAAAAGCCCGACGTGATGGAGACGCGCGTCGGCGGTGGCTCGCTCGACGAGCGCCTCGACTTCGCGCTCGACCTCCTCTCCGAGGGGGGCGAACACGCCATGTCCGACGTGTTTCGCGCGGGCGAGTATATGGACGCGAGCGGCATCACGAAAGGTAAAGGCACTCAGGGCCCCGTCAAGCGCTGGGGCGTCCAGAAGCGGAAGGGCAAGCACGCCCGGCAGGGCTGGCGGCGACGCATCGGGAACCTCGGGCCGTGGAACCCGTCCCGCGTGCGCTCGACCGTCCCCCAGCAGGGGCAGACGGGCTACCACCAGCGGACGGAGCTCAACAAGCGCCTCGTCGACATCGGCGACGGCGACGACCCGTCCGTCGACGGCGGCTTCGTCAACTACGGCGAGGTCGACGGGCCGTACGCGCTCGTCAAGGGCTCGCTGCCCGGGCCGGACCAGCGCCTCCTGCGCTTCCGACCGGCCGTCCGACCGAACGACCAGCCGCGCCTCGACCCCGAGGTGCGCTACGTTTCCACCGCATCCAACCAGGGATAA
- a CDS encoding putative RNA uridine N3 methyltransferase, with protein MTCSVLVPSSLVREAEDKREATRKLGYVARAATVFRADRLVVFPDSEGERRWGGGFVETVLRYAATPPYLKTEVWGTRDELEYAGVLPPLRVSSRTGSGPERPGSLQEGIVTEVGSDGRARVNCGLQHPISLLLPDGMEVSDGERVAIRISSREPVRARIVDEPLPGFEIQRADLPEVLARPDAGVRIATSVHGTELSVGRLTELVGRIDDAGGLTVAFGAPGRGLPAILDLAVEDVAAGGGEGVEPDPGFDLWLNTIPRQGSETVRTEEAMFASLAPLTLTE; from the coding sequence ATGACGTGCAGCGTGCTCGTGCCGTCTTCCCTCGTCCGGGAAGCCGAGGACAAACGCGAGGCAACTCGTAAACTCGGATACGTCGCCCGCGCGGCGACGGTGTTTCGGGCGGATCGGCTGGTCGTCTTCCCCGATTCGGAAGGCGAGCGCCGATGGGGAGGCGGGTTCGTCGAGACGGTCCTGCGGTACGCCGCGACGCCGCCGTACCTCAAAACCGAGGTGTGGGGGACGCGGGACGAACTGGAGTACGCCGGCGTGTTGCCGCCCCTTCGCGTCTCGTCACGGACCGGCTCCGGACCGGAGCGTCCGGGGTCGTTACAAGAGGGAATCGTGACCGAGGTCGGATCTGACGGCCGCGCCCGGGTCAATTGCGGACTGCAACACCCGATCTCCCTCCTCCTCCCCGACGGGATGGAGGTGTCCGACGGAGAGCGCGTCGCCATCAGGATCTCTTCGAGAGAGCCGGTCCGCGCACGGATCGTCGACGAACCCCTGCCGGGGTTCGAGATCCAGCGCGCGGACCTGCCGGAAGTGCTGGCCCGGCCCGACGCCGGGGTTCGGATCGCCACGTCCGTTCACGGAACGGAACTGTCGGTCGGTCGCCTGACCGAACTGGTCGGGCGGATCGACGACGCGGGCGGTCTGACGGTCGCCTTCGGGGCGCCCGGGCGCGGTCTTCCGGCCATCCTCGACCTGGCCGTCGAGGACGTAGCCGCCGGCGGCGGTGAGGGCGTCGAACCCGATCCGGGGTTCGACCTCTGGCTGAATACGATTCCGCGACAGGGAAGCGAGACGGTGCGAACCGAGGAAGCGATGTTCGCGTCGCTCGCACCCCTGACACTCACGGAGTAA
- a CDS encoding GAF domain-containing protein, protein MAEKREGHASDATPERVLDRLTDGIFGLDTDWRFTYVNETACAIIRDAAGEPFTTDELRGRNIWEVVPEAVGTTFETQYREAMRTGEQVSFDARYEPLDAWLEVRAYPSETGLSVCFRDITERRRQHDRIVARETILREIYEAIADRESSFEERVDDLLRIGQRALDTSHGTLSRVQGDEYVFEVVRSPGDLEAGDTVDLSVTNCERVVLTEETLVLGNVAEDAPDLAERAGNRELGINCYLGTPVVVDDEVYGTFCFYDTDVRTEPFSDWEVTLVDLMGRWVSVALEQELTEDRLRHQNDRLEKFATLVSHDLRNPLNVAEGWLEIVAEECDSEAITRVENSHERMRAIVDDLLLLARAGRAVDDPVPLDVATVADDAWSQVETGDATLTVDIDAEISGDRTRIQRLFENLFRNSVEHGSTRNRTESGDSVEHGSTRNRTESGDSVEHGSTDDESPLSVTVGALPDGFYVADDGIGIPESEREHILEFGYTTAEDGTGIGLGIVEDVATAHGWRVTVTGSEAGGARLEFTDVF, encoded by the coding sequence ATGGCTGAGAAACGAGAGGGTCACGCGTCCGACGCGACCCCCGAGCGCGTTCTCGACCGGTTAACCGACGGTATCTTCGGACTCGACACCGACTGGCGATTCACGTACGTGAACGAGACGGCATGCGCCATCATCCGTGACGCGGCCGGCGAGCCGTTCACGACCGACGAACTCCGCGGGCGGAACATCTGGGAGGTCGTCCCCGAAGCGGTCGGCACGACGTTCGAGACGCAGTACCGCGAGGCGATGCGGACGGGGGAACAAGTCTCGTTCGACGCACGGTACGAGCCACTCGACGCCTGGCTGGAGGTCCGAGCCTACCCCTCCGAGACGGGGCTGTCCGTCTGTTTCCGCGACATCACCGAACGCCGCCGCCAGCACGACCGGATCGTGGCCCGTGAGACGATCCTCCGCGAGATATACGAGGCCATCGCCGACCGGGAGTCGTCGTTCGAGGAGCGGGTCGACGACCTCCTGCGGATCGGTCAGCGCGCCCTCGATACGTCCCACGGGACGCTCTCGCGCGTCCAGGGCGACGAGTACGTCTTCGAGGTGGTTCGATCCCCCGGCGACCTGGAGGCGGGTGACACCGTCGATCTGTCGGTGACGAACTGCGAGCGGGTCGTCCTCACCGAGGAGACGCTCGTTCTCGGGAACGTCGCCGAGGACGCCCCGGACCTCGCCGAACGGGCCGGGAACCGGGAGTTGGGGATCAACTGCTATCTCGGCACGCCGGTCGTCGTCGACGACGAGGTGTACGGGACGTTCTGCTTCTACGACACGGACGTACGGACCGAACCGTTCTCGGACTGGGAAGTTACGCTCGTCGACCTGATGGGTCGATGGGTGAGCGTCGCACTCGAACAGGAACTGACGGAGGACCGACTCCGTCACCAAAACGACCGCCTCGAGAAGTTCGCGACGCTCGTCTCCCACGACCTGCGGAACCCGCTCAACGTCGCCGAAGGGTGGCTCGAGATAGTGGCCGAGGAGTGTGACAGCGAAGCGATCACACGCGTCGAGAACTCCCACGAACGGATGCGGGCCATCGTCGACGACCTCCTGTTGCTTGCGCGTGCGGGCCGAGCCGTCGACGACCCCGTCCCCCTCGACGTCGCCACCGTCGCCGACGACGCCTGGTCGCAGGTCGAGACGGGGGACGCCACGCTGACGGTCGACATCGACGCCGAGATCAGCGGCGATCGAACCCGGATTCAGCGGCTGTTCGAGAATCTGTTTCGGAACAGCGTGGAGCACGGCTCCACGCGCAACCGGACGGAATCCGGTGACAGCGTGGAACACGGCTCCACGCGCAACCGGACGGAATCCGGTGACAGCGTGGAACACGGCTCCACCGACGACGAGTCCCCACTCTCTGTCACCGTCGGCGCCCTCCCCGACGGGTTCTACGTCGCGGACGACGGTATCGGCATCCCCGAGTCCGAGCGCGAGCACATCCTCGAGTTCGGATACACCACGGCCGAGGACGGCACCGGAATCGGACTCGGCATCGTCGAGGACGTCGCGACGGCTCACGGCTGGCGGGTGACCGTCACCGGGAGCGAGGCGGGCGGTGCTCGCCTCGAGTTCACCGACGTCTTCTGA
- a CDS encoding DUF7344 domain-containing protein, translated as MLSNRRRRYVLYYFNRNPGPASLRDLAERIAAWENDVEVANLDYKQRKRVYTSLHQTHLPKLDEAGVVDYDRSAGTITLADRATDLDVYLKLVDEHDIPWSDFYLGLSTVASLFVAAAWLGVYPFSTLPDLALAGGVLGLFTLFAGIHSRRARRTRVDGDGAPTEGLDD; from the coding sequence ATGCTGAGCAATCGGCGCCGGCGGTACGTCCTCTACTACTTCAACCGGAACCCGGGACCGGCGTCCCTGCGTGACCTCGCCGAGCGGATCGCGGCGTGGGAGAACGACGTCGAGGTGGCGAACCTGGACTACAAACAGCGCAAGCGGGTCTACACCTCGCTTCACCAGACCCACCTGCCGAAACTCGACGAGGCGGGCGTCGTCGACTACGATCGGTCGGCGGGGACGATCACGCTCGCGGACCGGGCGACCGACCTCGACGTCTACCTGAAACTCGTCGACGAACACGACATCCCGTGGTCCGACTTCTACCTCGGGCTATCGACCGTCGCGTCGCTGTTCGTCGCCGCCGCGTGGCTCGGCGTGTACCCGTTCAGCACCCTCCCCGATCTGGCGCTCGCGGGCGGGGTCCTCGGGCTGTTCACGCTCTTTGCGGGCATTCACTCCCGTCGCGCCCGCCGGACCCGCGTCGACGGCGACGGTGCGCCGACCGAGGGCCTCGACGACTAG